A single genomic interval of Helianthus annuus cultivar XRQ/B chromosome 13, HanXRQr2.0-SUNRISE, whole genome shotgun sequence harbors:
- the LOC118485843 gene encoding uncharacterized protein LOC118485843 codes for MAPKRRNTRKQPNYQLPTTEAELEALLEQRIATAIAQYEANRVDSSGGTGGSGGSGPGGSGTGGNIVIGGTTIPGCTYKAFLDCKPLNFNGTEGAVGFVRWVEKTESVIRISKCTPEQTVMYVTCLFLDEALTWWNLQVQTLGDEAAYGMTWEGLRELMREEYCSRAEIQRLETEFWNLTMIGADVAGYTQRFHDLSRVVPYLVTPEFKRIERYIWGLAPEIRSMVTSSHPATIRSAVSLAVSLTEDAVRMETLTRKGSDKKDSVDESKSSGKRKWSNFKKGNNATNQTAKTQDVKAFSATANATSSGPRKYTGPLPKCNKCNYHHVGTCESAKCKRCGKVGHKIETCRVVLPKKDKGCYECGAEDHFKRQCPKLNPAKGRAFVIGAKDARQDPNVVTGTFLLNNHYASILFDTGADLSFVSTDFKRMLNLESSKLDIPYSIELANGKLVKSCEVVKGCTLVLCNQEFSIDLLPVQLGSFDVVVGMDWLSKNHAEVICHEKIIRIPLSDGETLSVHGERRGTPLRIITCMKAQKCLRKGCFAFLAHVVDKKTEEPKLEDIPVVREFPEVFPEDLPGLPPQRQVEFRIDLVPGAAPVAKSPYRLAPSELQELSNQLQELLDKGFIRPSFSPWGAPVLFVKKKDGTFRMCIDYRELNKLTIKNRYPLPRIDDLFDQLQGSSFYSKIDLRSGYHQLRVQEESIPKTAFRTRYGHYEFLVMPFGLTNAPAVFMDLMNRVCKPYLDKFVIVFIDDILIYSRSKEEHEQHLRLILELLKNEKLYAKFSKCEFWIREVQFLGHVVNEKGIHVDPSKIEAIKNWEAPKSPTEIRQFLGLAGYYRRFIENFSKIAQPLTALTQKDKKFDWGDKQESAFQLLKEKLCGAPILSLPDGTDHFVVYCDASHQGLGCVLMQRDKVIAYASRQLKANVVADALSRKERVKTLRVRALGLTIQTSLTTQIRDAQREALKPEFIKEESLRGMEQQLEPKEDEMLYFMGRVWVPLFGGLRNIVLDEAHKSKYSIHPGADKMYHDLKEFYWWPNLKGDIATYVGKCLTCSKVKAEYQKPSGLLQQPEIPIWKWEQISMDFISKLPRTSKGNDMIWEVVARHGVPVSIISDRDGRFISSYHTSIKAAPFEALYGRKCRSLLCWAEVGEKQLIGPELVQETTDKIFQIRDRIKAARDRQKSYADVGRKPLTFEVGDKVLLKVSPWKGVARFGKRGKLNPRYIRPFEVLDKVGTVAYRLKLPDELSGVHDTFHVSNLKKCLADETLIIPADEICIDDKLHFIEEPVEVTDWKVQKLRRSRIKLVKVRWNSKRGHEFTWEREDQMKMKYPHLFEKTPVQDDSA; via the exons ATGGCTCCGAAACGAAGAAATACTCGTAAACAACCGAATTACCAACTTCCCACCACGGAGGCAGAGTTGGAAGCTTTGTTGGAACAGCGCATTGCTACCGCCATTGCACAGTATGAAGCAAACCGTGTCGATTCCAGCGGCGGTACTGGAGGCTCCGGAGGTTCTGGACCTGGAGGATCAGGAACGGGTGGGAACATTGTGATTG GAGGTACTACCATTCCAGGGTGCACTTATAAGGCATTCCTCGACTGCAAGCCTCTAAACTTCAATGGTACCGAGGGAGCCGTTGGGTTTGTACGTTGGGTGGAGAAGACGGAATCGGTGATCCGTATCAGCAAATGTACCCCGGAACAAACGGTGATGTATGTTACTTGCCTCTTTCTGGATGaggcgttgacttggtggaaccttcaggttcaaacatTAGGTGATGAGGCCGCTTATGGGATGACATGGGAAGGACTTCGGGAATTGATGCGAGAAGAGTACTGCTCGAGAGCTGAAATCCAAAGACTAGAGACAGAATTTTGGAATCTAACTATGATCGGCGCTGATGTTGCGGGGTATACGCAAcggttccatgatttgtccagGGTAGTTCCCTACCTTGTGACACCGGAGTTCAAGAGAATCGAACGATATATATGGGGTTTGGCACCTGAAATCCGTAGCATGGTTACCTCGTCTCACCCTGCTACAATTCGAAGTGCAGTGAGCCTAGCTGTTAGTTTAACTGAAGATGCGGTGCGCATGGAGACCCTAACTAGGAAGGGAAGTGACAAGAAGGATTCAGTCGATGAATCAAAGAGTTCGGGTAAGCGGAAATGGTCTAACTTCAAGAAGGGTAACAACGCTACAAACCAAACTGCAAAAACTCAAGATGTGAAAGCTTTCTCTGCTACTGCGAATGCAACAAGCTCTGGTCCAAGAAAGTATACGGGTCCTCTACCcaagtgcaacaaatgtaactACCATCATGTGGGCACTTGTGAAAGTGCCAAATGTAAAAGGTGTGGAAAGGTGGGACACAAAATAGAAACTTGTAGGGTGGTGTTACCAAAGAAGGACAAAGGATGCTACGAGTGCGGTGCCGAGGATCATTTCAAGCGGCAATGTCCTAAGTTGAACCCAGCTAAGGGTCGAGCCTTCGTGATTGGAGCTAAGGATGCTCGTCAGGACCCGAACGTAGTTACGGGTACGTTTCTTCTCAATAATCATTATGCTTCAATtctttttgatactggtgccgacctTAGCTTCGTATCTACCGACTTTAAACGTATGTTGAATTTAGAGTCAAGCAAGCTAGATATACCCTACTCTATTGAATTGGCCAATGGAAAGTTGGTTAAGTCATGTGAGGTTGTTAAGGGTTGCACGTTGGTCTTGTGCAATCAAGAATTTAGTATAGATCTTCTACCGGTCCAACTGGGTAGCTTCGATGTCGTagtcggcatggattggttgtcgaaaAACCATGCCGAAGTGATTTGTCATGAAAAGATAATTCGTATTCCTCTATCCGATGGTGAGACGCTTTCTGTCCATGGAGAAAGACGTGGAACCCCATTGCGAATTATTACTTGCATGAAGGCCCAAAAATGTCTACGGAAGGGTTGCTTCGCATTCTTGGCGCACGTAGTTGATAAGAAGACAGAGGAGCCTAAACTTGAGGATATTCCTGTTGTGAGGGAATtccctgaagtctttcctgaagacttgccaggattgccccCACAAAGGCAAGtcgagtttcgcatcgacttggTCCCAGGAGCTGCCCCTGTAGCTAAATCGCCTTACCGTTTAGCTCCGTCAGAGTTGCAGGAATTATCTAACCAACTTCAAGAATTGCTAGACAAAGGTTTCATCCGACCGagtttctcgccttggggagctccggtcttgttcgtgaaaaagaaagacggaaccttccgtatgtgtatagattaccgggagttgaacaagctcactatcaagaataggtaccctttaccaaggatcgatgacttgtttgatcaacttcaaggttcTAGTTTCTATTCGAAGATTGATTtgcgttcaggctatcatcagttgcgagTTCAAGAGGAGAGTATTCCCAAGACGGCGTTTAGAACCCGttacggtcattatgagtttcttgtcatgccttTCGGCTTGACTAACGCACCGGCCGtatttatggatttaatgaatcgcgtgtgcaaaccttacttggacaaatttgtgattgtttttattgatgatatatTAATATATTCGCGGTCAaaggaagagcatgagcaacattTAAGGCTTATTCTCGAATTGCTGAAGAACGAGAAACTATAcgcaaagttttcgaaatgcgaattttggattcgcgaggtaCAGTTTCTCGGTCATGTAGTAAACGAGAaagggattcatgtcgatccgtcCAAGATAGAGGCTATAAAGAACTGGGAAGCACCAAAGTCTCCAACTGAAATACGCCAGTTTCTAGGATTGGCGGGGTactatcgacgattcattgagaatttttcaaagatagcACAGCCTTTAACCGCCTTGAcccaaaaggataaaaagtttgactGGGGAGATAAACAAGAATCAGCGTTCCAGTTACTTAAAGAGAAACTTTGCGGTGCTCCAATTTTGTCTCTACCCGATGGTACAGatcattttgtggtttattgtgatgcctcgCATCAAGGTCtaggttgtgtgttgatgcaacgagacaaagtcatcgcttatgCATCGCGTCAGTTAAag gccaacgttgtTGCGGACGCCTTGAGTCggaaagaaagggttaagacttTACGTGTTCGTGCGTTAGGATTAACAATCCAAACGAGCCTCACCACTCAAATTCGTGACGCACAACGTGAAGCTCTTAAACCGGAGTTTATTAAGGAAGAATCTTTGCGCGGCATGGAACAACAATTGGAACCTAAGGAAGATGAAATGTTGTACTTCATGGGTCGTGTTTGGGTTCCATTGTTTGGCGGGTTACGTAATATAGTTTtagatgaagctcataagtcgaAGTATTCGATTCATccaggtgctgataagatgtatcatgaTTTGAAGGAATTTTATTGGTGGCCCAATCTTAAAGGCGATATTGCGACCTACGTGggaaagtgtttgacttgttctaaagttaaggccgaatatcagaagccaTCTGGCTTGTTACAACAACCTGAAATCCcgatatggaaatgggaacaaatttctaTGGATTTCATTTCAAAGTTACCTAGAACATCTAAGGGTAATGAcatgatttgg GAAGTAGTGGCACGTCATGGGGTACCTGTTTCTATAATCTCTGACAGAGATGGCCGTTTTATTTCAAG ttatcacacgagCATCAAAGCTGCTCCATTTGAGGCTTTGTATGGAAGGAAGTGTCGGTCCCTGTTGTGTTGGGCGGAGGTCGGTGAGAAACAGTTGATTGGTCCAGAATTGGTTCAAGAAACCACGGACAAGATTTTTCAGATCagagaccgtatcaaggcggctcgtgatcgtcagaaaagttacgcggaCGTTGGGCGTAAACCCTTAACCTTCGAGGTCGGAGATAAAGTCTtgctaaaagtctcaccttggaagggtgttgCAAGGTTCGGTAAGCGTGGTAAGCTTAATCCGAGGTATATCAGGCCGTTTGAGGTTTTAGACAAGGTTGGTACCGTCGCGTACAGACTAAAGTTGCCCGATGAGCTTAGTGGCGTTCATGACACATTCCATGTGTCAAACTTGAAGAAGTGTCTAGCCGACGAGACACTTATCATTCCTGCAGATGAAATCTGCATCGACGACAAACTCCACTTTATTGAAGAACCGGtcgaggttacggattggaaagtccAAAAGTTGAGGAGGAGTCGTATTAAattggttaaagttcgttggaactccaagcGGGGAcatgaatttacttgggaacgcgaggatcaaaTGAAGATGAAGTACCCCCATCTGTTTGAGAAGACTCCTGTTCAGGATGACTcggcttga